The window GCGAGTTCAAGAAGACACGTGGCGGCGGCTACACCCTCTTGTGATTTCTGTCTCATGGACTCAGCTTCTGTTAAGGTTCTTGAGGAGCAGAGTTTGCTCTCTGAGCCACACATCTTTTCTGTGAGATTCAAAAGTGAAAACAAGAACCGTGAGGAGCAAGAAACAAAGAAGATAGCTATcaaaaggaggaggaagagccaACGCAAACAATAAAGTTTTGATTCcaaatttttcagttttgatgttttcaaaattatttatacttTCAAGATTTTTTATATCCAAAATTGAAGAAAAACTCAATAAGGCCAAAGACCGTTTCtactttttatttacagattttcttcttctttaataaCCTcgggaagaagaaaagaaaagaagaaagccATCAAAAACCAAAGATTAAAGCCTCAGAGATTAGGTAAACGTTATAGAATTAGCAAAAACAGAGAAAAGAATCAACTCATGAGTCATGATGGAGGAAAGAGGGAAGTCACGTACCTAGAGAAGAAGATAGAGTTTTGGAGGAACAAGAGAAGAAAAGGTTTTAGACTTTGAGGTTTTGAGATGGAGTAGGAGAAGTGATTGGGGTTTCTGAAGAAGGAACCGTAGAGAAAATGTAAAGGCTCCTTTTAAAAGAGAGAGCTTCGTTGCGAAGAAGGAGAGGAGGAAGGTGCGCTCTTTCTTTCGTCTACCTTTCTCTTGGTCTacttttctttaattattttttttttttttttttttttttttttgaacaatttctttaattatttatatatataagtttttatGTACTTTccttttgttctgttttttatAGGAATGGTTTAGGTCAAAAGTCAAAACTGGGAACTTTCAAAAGGTAATGACGTCGCTGTTTTGCTGACTGTTTATACGCAATTTGTTttagtcttcttcttttttttttgcttttgggaaaaaatattataatagatTGATTCTCTCCCTATCTCATTCATTTTTTCAAAATGTCTTTTTATAATGATCAAAAGAGCAAGTTCCTTGAGGGGAATGAAATTCCACAAGTTTTTAAAGAAATAGTCTCATTAAGatgtatttattgtttttaGATTACAGCTTCTTCTGGGGGATAAGTTTCTGGATTACAGTTCATGCATGTAActatttgtctttttttttgtgactgAAACAAGTTGCTGATTTTGTATGTTATACCTACTAAATTTCTAAGCTAATCAATCAATTTGTTTTGATTacagaaaataataagaatCTAAAAGGGAAATAACCTAACATATCCACTAAATTCAGAAGATCCTGTTAAATTTCATTTCCCAATAGGTGTATGTTGGTTACAAAATTTGGAATTTAGTTAAGGTGGAAAGAAAGGCTTACGGTTACAAAATAGTTAAGCATTTTTTTGGACAAAGTTTTGTTCAAACTTTAGAGGACTTTAAATGTTATTATGTCTGACCAGATCTACTGTAATAATTTACATATGTATGGGTGTGCGTGTGTGTGCTCAGAAAAATGTATGGGCACTTGGGCAGGACATCCTAAGATACAATAAGTAACTATTTCCAAAATTTGTCCTGggaattttttgtgttttcatgatataagaaagatattaaaaattatgtattaaaattttgctccaaaaaaattatgtattaaaataagtaaaatagcATAACATGACAACATGATAATGGAGTTGCGGATGTAATAAGTGACCCACAGTTTCATCTAATCGACCGATTTAGCAGGTAATCCCTCCACACCCGTGTGACTGTCTTTGCACTATAGCACGCGCTTTGATTCGTACGTGGGGCTTATACAAGTCTACTCTCATTTTGAAGAGTGAAGACATACATCAACTCTCATCTGCTtcaaaaaaaccaaaatcaaattttattttctaatgcTAGAGACTAGAGAGTAATTGATATTAGGTACtttaaaattgaatattatGAACGGAAGTTAGAATTAAGAAAGGTAGAAgtaaactaaattttaaatgtttaaaaCATGAAGTATTCTAGGatcaaaaggaaaataaaattttattaatatattgaaTTCACTATAATGTATAccaattttttgttttgttttaagctCTTATAGATAGCCTCGTCTTATTGGTGTTCAGTTAATTTACATTATTTGTTACTGATATATGGAGATCAAACTTGGTCTTCTAGTAGACTTGGTCTTCTAGTAAAGTTGTAGTGGAGTGATTAGGGTAAAGCGAGTGAGACAAACGCAAGGAGACGCGTGTGGAGATAAAACGAAAGAGATAAAGTGAGGCAcgccttttttttttctttgtggtGTTTGGGTGGGCGACAGAGAATGTCTTCACTTGGCCGCCCGATTCCACTTTTTccacttacttttttttttgtaacactaacTTTCTCTTTGAAAAATAGGGAAAATACTCACATAGCTTTTCTcctctttatttatttagtttaatattagTCACACAAAACATAATGGATttgttcaaagaaaaaaagaaaaaaaacataatggaTTAGTCCTTtcgatattattttatttgacttACTCCTCATTGTTCTTTGATCATTTGGATTAGTCTGATTTCATCATTTGATCTTCTGTGTCTAACGAGTTTTTGCCTAGACCAATTATCACAAATTTGATCATTTGGATTAGTCTGATTTCATCATTTGATATTCTGTATCTAACGAGTTTTTGCCTACACCAATTATCACaaatttgcttctttttttttttttgcgaactAGAAAGACTATTCCACATAGTTTAAAACCAATGGATTACAAGATCTAAATCAAAACTGTCTTTCTATGTGATTTACAGATTAACATAGTGCACTCACAAAAGTTCACATAAGTTAACTCTCATAGATGATCAtcaaattataagaaaatgcaGCTGTATTGTATTTATACATTGCtcttaattaaaagaaaaaaactaaatttatggTCTCTAGAATTTTTAACTTAAAAGAAGAATCATAACTAATGATTACCTTCAAGGAACTTCGAAGTTTTAAATCTTGAGTTGATAATATCATGATCAGCAATTCAGTAAATATATGTTTCCAAATTAGACTGACATATGAATTCAAAGCATATCGACAGTCCAATAATCTTTGAATTATCTGCATATTTTCTTTCCAGGAGAAAACATGATCATGCGTCTGAGCAAGTTGGGTAATCTAAATGCTGATGAGTAAAGAAAGTTTGAAGAGAAACTTGGACGAAGACTTGCTATGTTTCCTTCTGGTCAAACTTGGTTCTTTATTTATATGGTCAACTTAATAGTAAACTATTGAAGCGGTAATGATTTTAtgttatatctatattattaaaactgaagtacactttagtaatgtttggaaacatgaatagtactataactgaaaattgtttggaaacgaagatagcagtactacattaattgtatttccatatttcactcatattaattatattgtcttaacaatatttcacatcattaattatattaccataataataatagtgtagattttatttagtagttaatcaatattagttttgtgtcaattataaaatcaaaaaaagtaaaataactgagttttgcataaggttaagcgtttgttttaatttgttttactataacatttttttttcaatcagtgaaaaattacgtagccaaaaacataattcaaaaacatgtttagtgaataaaatcataacttaaatcaaaataataaaaatgaattacattcattgtcacttaatttttcactcaatataattgcttactaaataaaaaaactctttcagtttcacttaatttagcaaaacacataaaaaatatcatttatattagtttataaaatcagttaggcatgaacactaaatatccaCTTAGGTACGAGTCGTTCCTTTCGTGtatcgttttattttgttttaaaattactcactccttgaatattataaatttatgtgtaggttttgagttgaatccttttgagtctggatgagtttggttctgatgtatatgaccctaaaatatctaaataaccaatgtatttgaaacgggtttggatatttgtaccaaaaataaccatattatctgattcgatccggatcttttgaatacaattagttatattacgacatatctaaaatataaaacactaattatgaaaaacaaatattaatgtataaaaatataagtatagttttattttagtaatttcattaattatattactttaacaatatatcacatcattaattatatttaccgtaaaagtaataatgtagatttttatttattagttaatcaatattaactttgtgcaattataaaaaaaataaaaatgtaagataaccgagttttgcatatggttaatagtttggtttaatatgttttactaaaactttcttttgtcttagttccaattggtgaaaaattacatagcaaaacacataattcaaaggcatagtttatatgaacaagataataatttaaatcaaaataattaaaaagtattacatttattatcacttaatatttcacttcatataactattttattaaataaaaaattctttctatttttcttatttttgccaaatatatagaaagagtttcctttttaatctatttgcaaaatcagttaagtatggacattcggatactcattgaggtacaagttgtttctttcgggattaatttttttggatttttaaattaggcgccacttggatattataaatttatgtatgatgcttgagttggatcctctcgggtctgaatgattttgattttgatgtgtagaaatataaaaatatttaattaaccaatgtatctgaaaagagtgtatatttgtaccaaaaataatcttattacccgattcaatccaaatattttgaatacaattgGTTATACGACGAcgcatcttaaatatataacactaatgataaaataacaaataatttataaaaccgtaaaaattaacacccgcacgggcgtgcgggtcaatctctagtgCCTTTTAAATTATTTCCCAAAACTCCTCAGCAAATTAAATCAGATTGTGGACTCAATCACCGAGCCTTTTTTATGACATTGATTTTGGGAAGACTGATCCATCGGGTCCATGTAATATCTCtttttgctttcttttcttTATCAATAATTAACGTTGAATTTTCAGAGAAGCTAATATTGCCATTGTGAATCAGAAAGGAGTCACTAAAATGATTTTCTTTAGAGCTGATAGATTGATTTGAAGTATTTTGATTCTACTTTCTTGCCATTGAATTGAATACTTGTTTATCCAACCAATAAATATACATACGGAAAACCCATGAGATTTTTAAAAGCTCTATTGGTTTGAAACATATATGAAAGCAACTATTAATTTacgagaattcggccaaaaaaaacctgAACTTTGCAcgaattgcaaaaaaaaacatgaacttttgggctgaccaaaaaaacaccaaactttcattgactttagaattaataaacaatgttttcgctgacttgccaatttagcacgccgtcaacaaatttaacagaaatatttaacgtcgtttattgttggcgttaagtaaaacgacgtcgtttgcaaatgagatgaaacaacgtcgttttacatgatttgaaattaaaaatatgtaaacacctagaatcgaacccaggttggttggtcaaatgacaaggtattttaccactgggctactggcactttcaatgtacttactaacatgtttatttttatttgatacatgttaaatataaaaaattctctaaaaacttaataagatttttaaaattccaaaaaaattaaaaaataaagaagatttttataaaattaatttagaaattaaaattaaaaataaaactttctttttctttttaaaaaataaaaactcttccaaaattttctaaaaacttaaaaagatctttaaaattccaaaaaaattaaaaaaataaagaagatttttataaaattaatttagaaattaaaattaaaaataaaattttctttttctttttaaaaaataaaaactcttccaaaattttctaaaaacttaaaaaggtctttaaaattccaaaaaattgaaaaaataaagaatttttttataaaattaattttgaaattaaaatagaaaataaaattttattttttcttttcaaaaaataaaaaatcttccaaacttttcaatttttttaaatacatttgctaaaagttgaaattaattatacacacataaaaagttgataattgtaactttaattttttgcattttattataatttttaaaaaaattggattttttttaaaaatgaaatatttggaaattttttgattttttaatttcaattttaatttcaaaattaaagataaagtttttattttttaatttcaataaaattttaaagatctttttaagtttttagaaaattttggaagagtttttattttttaaaaagaaaaataaaattttatttttaattttaatttctaaattaattttataaaaatcttctttatttttttaattttttttggaattttaaagatcttattaagtttttagagaattttttacatttaatatgtatcaaataaaagtaaacatgttagtaagtacattgaaagtgtgagtagcccagtggtaaaagACCTTgccatttgaccaaccaacctgggttcgaatccaggggtctacttatttttaatttcaaatcctgtaaaacgacgtcgttttcaaatgagatgaaacgacgtcgttttatttAACGTCTAGTTAACACTGTGTTAACTGAGAGTtcacggcgtgctaaattggcaagtcaatcctaagtttattaataaactaaaaaagttaacaaaagtaaatgatttttttggctAGGCTCGAGTACAGGTTTTCTTTGGCAATTCGTgaaaattttgtgttttttttggccgaattctcatTAATTTACAGAAACTTGTACATACAAACAAGGACACGAGTCGACCCACTCACAACTATATGATACATCATAACACACATTTTAATAGTATAGCAAGACATAATGACAATAATACCTATAACCAACTCTACCTTATCTTATACACTTTCCAAATAAACTTCACAACTACCTTTTATCCTACTGAGATTTTACAAGGAACAAATccatttcatcctcacccaaaaCGTCAAGATCTCGACCAAGTAGTTTTACTACCGAACAAGAAGTGATTTCATACCTTTCTTTAACATGCAAGAACACTCGAGCCATTACTTTCTCCATCAACTCTTTGATGATATATTTTCTACTGTCAGAGAAATAAACAGCCGCTAGTAATCTTTCCATGATCTTAGGATCAATTTCCAGCGAACAATCTGATGATCCCACgcacttttcaaaaatttcttTTACGCTCTTTTTTATCCTTTCTGCTAACTCTTCAAAGTCGAAAGGCTTAAAAGGAACCTCAGTGAGACGGTCATGTTTCTTCAAGTTCACTAACCAAAGCTTTGAGTGGTCTTCACAATCTTCGGTTTCGGTTTCTTGGGCCGGAAGGTTCAGATCAAGAACTCCATTACTTGTTCTGTTCACCTGCTTTCCCGTTTCTAGAATCTCATTCTTGTCCTGAGTATCCCTCAAGCCTATCATCTTCCTCTTTTTCACCGATCTAAGCCTAGAAACCGTTCTCACATTTGGTAACATGGACACAGTTTCAATCCATACCTCCACTTGCCTTCCCTTTGCTCTCAAGAGTTTCTCTTCAGAATAAGTGGCTATTGTTCCAGAATCATCTACTGAAGATGACGTCATAACAAACGTGGTGTTTCCTATTCCGACTTCTCTCCCATGAGAATCCATAAACTTTCCCGTTTCAATAGCCTTCAACAAGCTCATCTGAAGCTTCTCGTCCgctttgtcaatgttctcaagGAACACTACACAGAAAGGGTTCCTACACAACACCTCAAAGATATGATCCACCATTGTCTTTCCTCTCTGCCGCATCACATCATCACACGTAACACCAAGATCAACGGGCATGAATCTGTGCTCACTTTGGTACATAATCTCAGCAAGCACAAGCGACATTCTCCTCTTGCCTACGGTATCAGGGCCAACCAAATGGAGCCAAACGTCTCTTCTAGTGGTAACCCTAGGCGGTTGTGACAATGCGGAGCTGATAACTCTAGCAGCTTCATCTTGCCATGAAACCCTATCGGTTAGTCTTTGGTATATAATCTTGAAGCTCTCTACGTTGAGATCCCTTGATGAAGATCGTGGATGAGCAACATCTTTGTCATCCAAATAATTATTGAGACCAAATCCTGTGGTGACCGGACACATCTTCGCATTTAGATCAGTCGTGATCGATTTAGCTGAACCGGTCGAAGCAGAAGCACTGATCGTCGACTTAGTTCCACAAACTGACTCCAACCCTTCTGTGGTCTGCATTGAGGGAATCTAAATACAAGTTGAAATTAACATTAAACAGTGAACTAACGCAGTTAACTATGGAAACTTGTGGCCAACGAAAACTATGTGAGGTTAACAAAATTAggagaagagaaaaaaattagACGCACCTTGGAACCAGATATTTGGTTTAAGTCGGTTCTTGTGGTCATCTGCAACCAAGGTGGCAAGATAGATTGGGTCTGATCGGATATTGAAGAAACCGGTTCGGTGGTTTCTTTGTTGAAACCGGAGAAGGGTAGTTTTAGGTCAGAAGGAGTTGAGAAGAATCCACCAAATGGAACAAAAGATCCCATCAAACTGTATTCAATTATAACACGTCAACGTCATCGAAGACaaatgtacaaaaaaaaaaggaaaaggcaAATACACTCATGAAGTTAGTGCAAGAGTGGAATGTGAGGTCAAACGTACATCAGTGACGTGCTTCTACATTCAAATGACTATTTTCAGGGCCGGCTCAACACTGGTAGGAGCTctagggcaaaaaaaaaatttttactctataaaatttatatagaaataatgtttaaaatatttttaaaatttaatcaataatattttgtatattttgtaatgaaaataaaactatatacatatcaaataattttgggctcttttcaattttatttattgtatttataattttttttatatataaaaatatagatttataaaaaattggacCCCTTATTTATTATTACACGGGGGGACACGGGTTCGGACCCGGAGCGGTCGCACCGCTTGTCCCCCTTGTAAGCCGGCCCTGACTATTTTTTAAGTTATgccattgtttttttcttttacatgtTAAACCATTGTGTTTGCCATTAAAAATATGTAGTGCTTCTATCAAACATCATTTCGAAATTGTAAGAGCAAAAGTTACGACAAGAGAGTTAAAGAAAAAGCTAACTTGATTGATATTCTTATTGAAAATAAGATTCTTGTTtcttaacatatattatatattatgtaaattacacacaaaattaaacttttgtctagcaatattttattatagattGTTTGACCGAACAACAAAGATCAAGAAATCTGAAGTTattcttagagcatctccaacccataacACTATTATAGTGTCAAAaccacactattttagtgtaattttagcactaaaaaaaagtttttctccAACCATAACACCAAATTTCACACTAAaagctattttataatattatatgtatttatagttttatttttcatttatttaattgtctattttattaataaattaagtgaatagtgttttagtggggtgaatagtgttttagtgtggtgaatagtgtcacaccaaatttggtgtaaaattatagtgttgcactaaaatggtgtgatttttagtgttgggtTGGAGAAGGTTTTTGTGTCaaaatcacactaaaatagtgttttggagttgggttggagatggCCTTAGTAGACAAATTAGTCTAGAATAATAACAATAAGTTATTACAAAAGGTCACAAGCCAGATTAAACTGTTTTAAATATGACTATTGTCATGTTTTGGAACAAGATTTTGTTGTTTTAGTAGAAGAAATAGTCATTTTTTTTCAATAGAAGAAAATAGTCGTTGAAAAAGGTTAAACAAACGATTGATATCATCAACCGCATCTGGTCAGCCCCAGAGTAcacatttatttttcatataatcaAAGTCAAAGATACAATAAGTTAGTTATACATACTTCTTTTGTAAATTTAACTGTATGGTTAGCTGAAATACCTAAGTCTCAAAGATACTTCTACGTAATTAAATACTCCCGCGCGGATCCTTAAACCGTTATTAAAGATGCGTTTGATGTAGTTAAACGCGTGGGAAAGAGGTATAGCAATAACCTGAACTTGTGGTGAGGCAGACAAGACCTAAGAGTAGTTGTAGTGATGGTGAGTAACTGCAGATCCCAATCTTTCTCCATGTTCGGAaacttcttcatcatcttctcgTAAACGTCGTTGCTCGTCGCCGCTCCGATCAACCACACTCTCCTCCCTGATCTCCGTAACAGCTCAGCAACACGACTCACGATGTAACTCGCCGCCGACCCGTTCCCATCGCCGTCTATGAAAACCCTCAGGTCTCCGTAGCTCAAGACTAAGCCAGGTCCTGAACCTTTCTCAGCCACCTTCTCCAGTTCGCGAAACCTCGCGTCCGTGTAGGTTTTATCGAACTTGACGTTGACTTGGTCCGAAATTTCTGTACTGAGGCTAACCGTGCTTAAACCGTCGGTTCGGTTCTCCAGCGAACTTAAGAAACCGGTTAAGACACTGTGAGCCGATTCACCCACAAGCAGAGGGTTCCTCCCTTTGTCCCTCGTGAAAACCGCGCTGATCCTCCGGTGATCAGAATCTCCCGCGAGATTCCGGTTCGGTACGTTATAACCCCATCGAACCGGGTTCAATTCCGGTTCGGTATAATTTCCGGTTACGTTACATAGGAACATAGGCTGTTGTTGTCGTGATGAGTAACGGAGAAGGTGAGGGAAGGGCCTGATAATCGAGAGCTTTAACTCGGAGCTCCGGAAACCCGCTTCACCGAACACCCGACTCACAACCGGATCATCCAGGATCGAGAGAATCAGCTGACGAAGCTCCACTCTCACGCAAGAGAGCGAGTTCGAGCTCTGGTTCTGAGACGACATCATCTCTTGGTACATCCTGAAGTTCTCAGGGAGACGGCGCTGGTGAGCCTGAGAGCGTTTGATAGCAGCCATGAGAGAGTTCGAAACGGGCGGATCATCTGATCcgggttgttgttgttgttgacccGGTTGGATCCGGTCTAGTGAAACGCTGAGGCAGAGATCAAGAGCTTTGAACTGGAGACGAGGAGAGCAAGCAGAGTTTCGGACACGCGCGCACGCGTCGCGTAAGACGGAGGTTGGGAGCGAGAGTAAAGCGGAGACGGCGTGAAGCGACGTCGTTTGAGAGTGTCCTCGACGACGCGCTACTTTGACTGCTTCTTCTAGCGCGTAGGATGATTCCGCCGTTAAGCATTGCTTCGCCACGTTTACCGCCGTTGGCATCGCCggtaaacatatataataaatacactaataaaattcaaaatttcgaAGAGAGGATACTCTGTTCTTtgttactctgttttttttctgtGGTTTGGTAATAAGAAAATGTGACtagaaataaattaatttatggaGGGAGAAGAGAGGATACACTGTTGGGTTGAGTGGAACACAAAGGTGGGACCTAGACACGAGGGGGCAGTGAAAGTGAGAGTTTGGAATCCAACAGAAACAGGAGAACAGGTGGTGACTGGTAATAGATTCTCAGATTCTTGTTGCTTATCTTTTGatcattcttttttatttatttattcccGTGCTCAAGTcaaattattttctaatatcaataatatatttttctcttgtttttgtcactagttattttgtaaaataaatttaaaccaCATATTATCAAATATCTATGAAATACCACACGATAAATATCTCCTTGATACAGCTACTCGTAACTCATACGATGTGACTATTTTGAAAACTGTATTTAAACACTctatttgtaagaaaaaattatgattttagcTTTCGAAAACTGACGAAGATTTGtttccatatatataaacaaatatttgaaCTACCATAATGTTTTTGCCGCTCTTCAATAACATATGATTCTTTAGGTCAAATTGTTTTGGCGTTTTACAAGTTTAGGTGTTCTTATAAGATCACTTGTGGTTGTGGCATCTAGCCATCTACGTAAATTTAGTTACATACAGTTTAAAATACGTTCGTTCTTCATGTTTATTTAAGATTTGTTTGTATATCTAATAACCTTATAACCAAAAAGGGAAATTATAATTCTGTTCACCTGAGTATCTCGAACACTTTGTCACGATTTTAATTCTGAGTTCGTAATATAAAAGAGTGTACGCTAGAAGAAGTTCTATTGACCTGGCTAGAGGATGGGAACGTCAAGCTCGACCATATCTTTCGCTATATTCTTCATGAAGTCATGCTACTTTTAATATTGTATAcaaatacttataaaaatacaatGATGTAATATGAAAAAGGAATCCAATGACATTTATTACCGAAAGTTATTGGAAAGATTGGTGTCGGTCTTGTCGGAGCAAAATAAAACAAGGGATACGATCATACGACTttatgaaaaaagaagaaaagaaagtgaCACAAACGATTGCAATAAaaggagaaaagaaaagaagggTCGCTTTGCATCATAAAGTTTGAAAGAGACAAATGAGAAGAAGGCACCCCTTTTTTACCACATGCTTCACCTTTCATCACTTTCTCTATCCCTTTCTTTTAAGAAAAAGTAATTAGAAATTTAGAACtattatgttttattatatGATCTTATTAATCTTTACGCGAGCATATTTCCCAAAGAACTTCAGTGTAAGTATAGTTTTAGCTATAATTAAATGTAGATGAATTGCCAAGCTACTTTTGTATTTGTGTTGAACTAGGTGAAACAAATTTTGGGATGTATTATAACAGTTTGTATTATAGTATCATTGTTACAACTTGATTCATTCTCTAGGTTGTGTGAGTTGTAGTAGATAAAAGTCGCTCGCATATTAACAATACTTTATAGCATTTTTTACATGATTCACATAGAAAAACATGACCCTTGTGAACCCACATAGATGATAGAATGATAGATGTAGGTGTGCTAGGTGTCATCTTCTCACTCGCTTAAGTCAGTGAGTGCCCTATGAGATTTCGACAACTTCTTATCTTCTACAAGATTATATGTGCCAGACATTTTTGTACTGAATACTGATATTTTCCAACGGAACatcaacaaaatattttatagaatATTTATTAACTaacttttactttcttttttccATCAAATATTGGCGCGAATGAAACCTTTCCTTTGTagtgaaaaaaaagagaaccTTTCCTTTGTAGATCTACCACTGATTGGAatattttctcctttttttcgTTTGCGCTCTTTGAATAGACAAGTCATCCACATTATACACATTTATAGAGtaattattttcaaactttCTTATATGAATTAGCATAATCTGTCTCCCTCATGGTATTTGGTAATGtacatatgttatatatatatcagtaatTAAACTTTTGAtgattaaatatatgtatagatATGAAAAATGCTCTCAAATAAGATTTGAAACCATGCATGGAATCCACTTGCAAATTACAGACGACTTTAGTCGTAAGTTTGGCATGATTATTAAGACGTTATACTGTTGgctttatcaaaatatattcttttttttttttttttgacagcaagaaaatttacagactcatatagactctgtaaaccaatgtggtaac is drawn from Brassica rapa cultivar Chiifu-401-42 chromosome A05, CAAS_Brap_v3.01, whole genome shotgun sequence and contains these coding sequences:
- the LOC103866977 gene encoding protein SMAX1-LIKE 8 gives rise to the protein MPTAVNVAKQCLTAESSYALEEAVKVARRRGHSQTTSLHAVSALLSLPTSVLRDACARVRNSACSPRLQFKALDLCLSVSLDRIQPGQQQQQPGSDDPPVSNSLMAAIKRSQAHQRRLPENFRMYQEMMSSQNQSSNSLSCVRVELRQLILSILDDPVVSRVFGEAGFRSSELKLSIIRPFPHLLRYSSRQQQPMFLCNVTGNYTEPELNPVRWGYNVPNRNLAGDSDHRRISAVFTRDKGRNPLLVGESAHSVLTGFLSSLENRTDGLSTVSLSTEISDQVNVKFDKTYTDARFRELEKVAEKGSGPGLVLSYGDLRVFIDGDGNGSAASYIVSRVAELLRRSGRRVWLIGAATSNDVYEKMMKKFPNMEKDWDLQLLTITTTTLRSCLPHHKFSLMGSFVPFGGFFSTPSDLKLPFSGFNKETTEPVSSISDQTQSILPPWLQMTTRTDLNQISGSKIPSMQTTEGLESVCGTKSTISASASTGSAKSITTDLNAKMCPVTTGFGLNNYLDDKDVAHPRSSSRDLNVESFKIIYQRLTDRVSWQDEAARVISSALSQPPRVTTRRDVWLHLVGPDTVGKRRMSLVLAEIMYQSEHRFMPVDLGVTCDDVMRQRGKTMVDHIFEVLCRNPFCVVFLENIDKADEKLQMSLLKAIETGKFMDSHGREVGIGNTTFVMTSSSVDDSGTIATYSEEKLLRAKGRQVEVWIETVSMLPNVRTVSRLRSVKKRKMIGLRDTQDKNEILETGKQVNRTSNGVLDLNLPAQETETEDCEDHSKLWLVNLKKHDRLTEVPFKPFDFEELAERIKKSVKEIFEKCVGSSDCSLEIDPKIMERLLAAVYFSDSRKYIIKELMEKVMARVFLHVKERYEITSCSVVKLLGRDLDVLGEDEMDLFLVKSQ